A window from Exiguobacterium marinum DSM 16307 encodes these proteins:
- a CDS encoding alpha-amylase family glycosyl hydrolase: MNWTVIEQHLRFVYKERADEAVEGMCALVDRFEQVSFDKTSPLTEKNVYLITYGDAIQRKGEVPLQTLHRFLNREAKGVITDVHLLPMFPYTSDDGFSVTDYRAINPDYGTWQDIVSFSHDFRLMYDFVANHLSKSSDWFKGYVAGDERYAEFFIPEDPSFDASRVVRPRTSPLIHTYGEKTAWTTFSEDQVDVNVAHIPAFLELTDVLLDYLAKGASSIRLDAIGFLWKESGTTCIHLPETHALIQVWRELVDHFKPGAQIITETNVPHQENISYFGSGNDEANQVYQFSLPPLVLYSYTTNDATKLSDWARQIKPVSETATYFNFLASHDGIGMRPTEGILDETDRQLLVDKVVHNHGRVSYKSNPDGSQTVYELNINYMDALANAGEEDTPLHTQKMLSAHSILLSVVGVPAIYYHSLFGSQNDEAAVESSGINRRINREKLDADTLHEELESDARRRNVFSGLKHMISLRGQYDAFSPYADQDVLDLDTRVFAVKRTGATSTIVAVANVSPETVELDLSGNNVFKDTTDPITLQPYGFAWIEV, translated from the coding sequence ATGAACTGGACTGTGATCGAACAACATTTACGCTTTGTGTATAAAGAACGGGCCGATGAGGCGGTGGAAGGGATGTGCGCGCTCGTCGACCGCTTTGAACAGGTCTCGTTTGACAAGACGTCGCCGCTCACGGAGAAGAACGTCTACTTGATCACGTATGGGGACGCGATTCAACGGAAAGGTGAGGTTCCGCTGCAGACGCTCCATCGCTTCTTGAACCGAGAAGCAAAAGGTGTCATTACGGACGTGCATCTGTTGCCGATGTTCCCTTACACGTCCGATGATGGTTTCTCGGTCACGGATTACCGTGCCATCAACCCGGACTACGGGACGTGGCAAGACATTGTCTCATTCTCTCATGACTTCCGGCTCATGTATGACTTCGTCGCCAACCACTTGTCGAAATCGAGTGACTGGTTCAAAGGCTATGTCGCCGGTGACGAACGCTACGCAGAATTCTTTATCCCGGAAGACCCGTCGTTCGATGCGAGCCGTGTCGTGCGACCCCGTACGTCACCGTTGATTCATACGTACGGCGAGAAAACAGCGTGGACGACGTTCAGTGAAGATCAAGTCGATGTGAACGTGGCACACATCCCGGCGTTTCTTGAGTTGACGGACGTGCTCCTCGATTACTTGGCGAAAGGGGCGTCCTCAATCCGCCTCGATGCCATCGGTTTCCTGTGGAAAGAATCAGGGACGACGTGTATCCATTTGCCGGAGACGCATGCCTTGATTCAAGTGTGGCGTGAACTCGTCGACCACTTCAAACCGGGCGCACAGATTATCACGGAGACGAACGTGCCACACCAAGAGAATATCAGTTACTTTGGGAGCGGGAACGACGAAGCGAACCAAGTGTACCAATTCTCACTTCCGCCACTCGTGCTCTACAGCTATACGACAAACGATGCGACGAAGCTCTCTGACTGGGCGCGACAAATCAAACCGGTATCGGAGACGGCGACATACTTCAACTTCCTCGCGTCACACGATGGCATCGGTATGCGCCCGACCGAAGGGATTTTAGACGAGACAGACCGCCAACTCCTCGTCGACAAGGTCGTCCACAACCATGGACGTGTGTCCTATAAATCGAACCCGGACGGCAGCCAGACGGTATATGAGTTGAACATCAACTACATGGATGCGCTTGCGAATGCTGGCGAGGAAGACACACCGCTCCATACTCAAAAAATGTTGTCCGCTCATAGCATCCTTCTCTCCGTCGTCGGTGTGCCCGCGATTTATTATCATTCGCTGTTCGGCTCGCAAAACGATGAGGCAGCAGTCGAATCGAGCGGTATCAATCGTCGCATCAACCGTGAGAAACTCGACGCGGACACGCTCCATGAGGAGCTCGAGAGCGATGCACGCCGTCGCAACGTGTTCAGTGGTCTGAAGCATATGATCTCTCTTCGTGGTCAATACGATGCGTTCAGTCCTTATGCCGATCAAGACGTTCTCGATTTGGACACGCGTGTCTTCGCGGTGAAGCGGACCGGTGCGACGTCGACGATTGTCGCGGTCGCCAACGTCAGTCCGGAGACGGTCGAGTTGGACCTGTCCGGAAATAACGTCTTCAAGGACACGACAGACCCGATCACGCTCCAACCATATGGTTTTGCCTGGATTGAGGTGTGA